A window from Primulina huaijiensis isolate GDHJ02 chromosome 11, ASM1229523v2, whole genome shotgun sequence encodes these proteins:
- the LOC140987714 gene encoding endo-1,4-beta-xylanase 5-like yields MARFLKYCLFFFLVLGLEHGLKIHAVPYDYSFTNECLENPLGPQYGGGIVTNPEINQGLEGWTRFGESKIEHQESKDGNKYIIALNRSQPFHSFSQIFHLEQDKLYTFSAWLQVSHGEAHIAAMFKTEDSYETAGWVIAHKGCWSMLKGGLLVNASGPAELYFQSDNADVDILADSISLQPFTHEEWKSHQDQSVEKMRKKSVKFQVLDQHGQPVSNATVSIKQNGSRFPVGCAINQNILQHPAYQNWFTTRFKYSVFENEMKWYSTERSRGVEDYSIADSMLRFTQSHGITVRGHNVFWDNPSYQPGWVGGLSPNDLRAASDRRIKSVVGRYRGQLIHWDVVNENLHYSFFESKIGGSASTNFYQQANGIDSRATPFLNEYNTIEESGDPSSSPPKYLQKISELRREGYNGPLGIGLQGHFGNLNLPYLRSSLDQLASARLPIWVTELDVKSGPNQANYLDQVLREIHAHASVQGIMIWSAWSPGGCYAMCLTDNSFKNLPTGDVVDRFLRTLTVADGVQETTDANGAFETSLFHGEYEAEISHPRGVKSHKFSVVPNEEREEEEGGLVYKIRV; encoded by the exons ATGGCaagattcttgaaatattgtttGTTCTTCTTTCTTGTTCTTGGTCTCGAGCATG GTCTAAAAATCCATGCTGTGCCTTATGACTACAGCTTCACGAATGAG TGTTTGGAAAATCCTCTTGGACCTCAATATGGTGGAGGGATAGTGACGAATCCCGAGATAAATCAAGGATTGGAGGGGTGGACACGATTTGGAGAGTCGAAAATTGAGCATCAAGAATCCAAAGATGGCAACAAATACATCATTGCATTGAATAGAAGTCAGCCATTTCATAGCTTCTCGCagatatttcatttagaacaagaCAAACTTTACACATTTTCAG CATGGCTGCAAGTAAGCCATGGAGAAGCGCACATAGCCGCCATGTTCAAAACAGAGGATAGCTATGAGACTGCTGGTTGGGTTATTGCACACAAGGGGTGTTGGTCCATGCTCAAGGGTGGTTTGCTCGTCAATGCTTCCGGCCCTGCCGAGCTCTACTTTCAG AGCGACAATGCGGATGTAGATATATTGGCAGATAGCATCTCACTCCAGCCATTTACGCATGAAGAATGGAAATCTCACCAAGATCAAAGCGTCGAGAAG ATGCGCAAGAAATCGGTGAAATTCcaagttttggatcaacatggCCAACCAGTTTCAAATGCCACAGTTTCCATCAAACAGAACGGATCGAGATTCCCAGTGGGGTGCGCCATAAACCAAAACATTCTCCAACACCCCGCGTACCAAAACTGGTTCACGACGAGATTCAAATACAGCGTGTTCGAAAACGAGATGAAATGGTACTCAACCGAGCGATCCCGCGGAGTCGAAGACTATTCGATCGCAGATTCCATGCTTCGATTCACCCAATCCCACGGAATCACGGTTCGTGGACACAATGTCTTCTGGGACAACCCATCTTACCAGCCTGGGTGGGTCGGAGGACTTTCGCCCAATGACCTGCGGGCAGCTTCGGACAGGAGGATAAAGTCCGTGGTGGGAAGGTATAGGGGGCAACTTATTCATTGGGACGTTGTGAACGAGAACTTACACTATTCGTTCTTTGAGAGTAAGATTGGCGGGAGTGCATCAACCAACTTTTACCAGCAGGCGAACGGTATTGACTCGAGGGCCACGCCATTCTTGAACGAGTACAACACGATTGAGGAGAGTGGAGATCCATCGTCCTCGCCGCCAAAGTATCTGCAGAAGATCTCGGAGTTGCGGCGGGAGGGGTATAATGGCCCTCTAGGGATCGGGCTTCAAGGCCATTTCGGGAATCTCAATTTGCCTTATTTGAGGTCTTCGCTCGATCAGCTCGCTTCCGCTAGATTGCCCATCTGGGTCACTGAATTGGATGTCAAGTCAGGGCCGAACCAG GCTAATTACTTGGATCAAGTTCTAAGGGAAATTCACGCGCATGCCTCAGTACAAGGCATAATGATTTGGTCGGCATGGAGTCCTGGAGGATGCTATGCCATGTGTTTAACAGACAACAGCTTCAAGAATTTACCCACCGGCGATGTCGTCGACAGGTTCTTGCGGACATTGACTGTAGCAGATGGTGTTCAAGAAACCACGGACGCTAATGGCGCATTTGAAACGTCGTTGTTCCACGGCGAATATGAAGCGGAAATCAGCCATCCCCGGGGAGTAAAAAGCCACAAGTTCAGTGTTGTGCCAAACGAGGAACGGGAAGAAGAGGAAGGTGGATTGGTGTATAAGATTAGAGTGTGA